The Cyclobacteriaceae bacterium genome includes a region encoding these proteins:
- a CDS encoding sphingomyelin phosphodiesterase: MKALLLALSSIFFAPVAFSQQEKSPTGAEKIKILSWNIYMLPGFLSPGKVPRAEAIGKLLSSRDYDVIVFQEAFHKKSRKTISRHLQSAFPFQMGPANQKFFSLKTNSGIWIFSRYPISETHSIIFKTRYGTDALSRKGALLIELKVNNHPIQIIGTHLQNAGDDWRRQSQCMEIFNLLEEHKRPGVPQIVCGDFNVTRYGTDKDYEMMLETLNADDGEITGEKLFSYDQMSNDLLSSSGTQQDIIDYILVRSNQTNVVCSDRKIKVHQQRWNSNHQDLSDHYSVETEISYQPHSEVYTVSIPGLK, translated from the coding sequence ATGAAAGCGTTACTACTTGCCTTATCAAGTATTTTTTTTGCGCCAGTTGCCTTTTCACAACAAGAGAAGTCTCCTACAGGCGCTGAAAAAATCAAGATACTCTCCTGGAACATTTATATGCTTCCAGGATTCCTCTCGCCGGGTAAAGTCCCGCGTGCAGAGGCCATTGGAAAACTCCTCTCATCGCGCGACTATGATGTAATCGTTTTCCAGGAAGCGTTTCATAAAAAATCCAGAAAAACAATAAGCCGGCACCTTCAGTCGGCTTTTCCATTTCAGATGGGGCCAGCGAATCAAAAATTCTTTTCATTAAAGACGAACAGCGGAATCTGGATATTTAGTCGATACCCTATTTCGGAAACTCATTCTATAATTTTCAAAACAAGATATGGAACCGATGCTCTTTCGAGAAAAGGGGCTCTATTGATTGAATTAAAAGTAAACAATCATCCCATACAAATTATTGGAACTCATCTTCAAAATGCCGGCGATGATTGGCGAAGACAAAGTCAGTGCATGGAAATCTTTAACCTGCTGGAAGAACATAAACGACCTGGCGTACCGCAAATCGTCTGTGGAGATTTTAATGTGACCCGTTATGGGACTGATAAAGATTATGAAATGATGCTGGAAACACTCAATGCTGATGATGGTGAAATTACCGGTGAAAAACTATTCAGCTACGATCAAATGAGTAATGACTTATTATCCTCTTCAGGAACTCAGCAGGATATCATAGATTACATTCTTGTAAGATCCAATCAAACAAACGTTGTGTGTAGCGACCGGAAAATTAAAGTGCACCAACAAAGGTGGAATTCAAATCATCAGGACTTATCTGATCACTACTCCGTCGAAACAGAAATTTCCTACCAGCCACATTCTGAAGTTTACACCGTTTCAATTCCTGGACTGAAATAA
- a CDS encoding NifU family protein → MLKAAPKAISVYLESNPNPNSLKFVISEMLVPEGMSFDFPNQGSAAHAPLAQELFMYPFVDRVFYMSNFITVTKKDDVEWIEIQSTIRDHIQKFLESGKLILDEKTPEAAPQEEETETIKKIKTILDDYIRPAVEQDGGAITYHSFQEGIVKVTLQGSCSGCPSSTITLKAGIENLFKRMMPDEVQGVEALG, encoded by the coding sequence ATGTTAAAAGCCGCTCCAAAAGCCATCTCTGTATATCTCGAGTCAAATCCGAACCCAAATTCATTAAAATTTGTGATCAGCGAAATGCTGGTTCCGGAAGGAATGAGTTTTGACTTTCCCAATCAGGGTAGTGCTGCGCATGCTCCTTTAGCTCAGGAACTTTTCATGTATCCTTTTGTAGATCGCGTTTTCTACATGAGCAATTTTATCACTGTCACCAAGAAAGATGATGTCGAGTGGATTGAAATTCAATCTACAATCAGAGATCACATTCAGAAATTTCTTGAATCAGGAAAATTGATCCTTGATGAGAAAACTCCTGAAGCAGCTCCTCAGGAAGAGGAAACCGAAACCATCAAGAAAATCAAAACCATCCTTGATGATTACATACGCCCGGCTGTTGAACAGGATGGAGGCGCTATTACGTATCATTCATTTCAGGAAGGCATTGTAAAAGTAACATTACAGGGATCCTGCAGCGGATGCCCTTCTTCAACAATTACATTGAAAGCAGGAATTGAAAACCTATTCAAGAGAATGATGCCTGATGAAGTTCAGGGCGTCGAAGCACTTGGATAA
- a CDS encoding dicarboxylate/amino acid:cation symporter: MEVATTPSKKSNLTLYIIIALILGIGLGFTLNKSYLYEENQALAKADSTIAIVKDRILHSSDSMTLVALQSQKKSLNETRNETLARRDAKTDPFSLLADIFLRLIKMIVAPLVFTTLVVGVAKLGDIKAVGRIGGKTLLWFISASLMSLLLGMVLVNFLEPGIAMQLPVPDVNESSGIAKSALSLKEFLYHVFPSSVIDAMAKNEILQIVIFSLFFGVATAAIGEQGKIVIKAMDAVAHVILKVTGYVMYFAPVAVFGAMTAIIAKQGLGILKTYSIFIGEFYFGLAILWLLLILAGYLVIGKRIVNMVKRIKEPILLAFSTSSSEAAFPKTMEELQKFGCKDKIVSFVLPLGYSFNLDGSMMYMTFASLFIAQSYGMHLPLGTQLSMLLVLMLTSKGIAGVPRASLVVIAGTLATFNIPEAGLALLLGIDPLLDMGRSATNVVGNSVATVVVSKWENSLENPGTSA, from the coding sequence ATGGAAGTAGCTACCACCCCATCGAAAAAAAGCAATCTTACTTTATACATTATCATCGCATTAATCCTGGGGATTGGCCTTGGTTTTACATTGAACAAGAGCTATCTCTATGAAGAAAATCAGGCGCTGGCAAAAGCTGACAGTACCATTGCTATCGTTAAAGATAGAATTCTTCACTCCTCCGATAGCATGACCCTTGTGGCTCTTCAGAGTCAGAAGAAATCGTTGAATGAGACACGAAATGAAACGCTGGCCAGGCGTGATGCAAAGACAGATCCATTCTCACTATTAGCTGATATTTTTTTACGATTGATCAAAATGATCGTTGCTCCCCTGGTATTCACCACTCTTGTGGTTGGGGTCGCAAAACTTGGAGATATCAAAGCAGTTGGAAGAATTGGTGGTAAAACACTTTTATGGTTTATCAGTGCTTCGTTAATGAGTCTATTGCTTGGAATGGTGCTGGTTAATTTCCTGGAACCTGGCATTGCCATGCAACTTCCTGTTCCTGATGTGAATGAAAGCAGCGGCATTGCCAAATCTGCTCTTTCCTTAAAAGAATTTCTATATCACGTGTTTCCAAGCAGTGTGATTGACGCAATGGCAAAAAATGAAATCCTTCAAATCGTAATCTTTTCCCTTTTCTTTGGTGTTGCCACAGCCGCAATTGGTGAACAGGGTAAAATTGTGATCAAGGCGATGGATGCCGTTGCACATGTTATTCTGAAAGTAACGGGATATGTTATGTACTTCGCTCCGGTTGCAGTCTTTGGAGCTATGACCGCAATCATTGCCAAGCAGGGACTTGGTATTTTGAAAACCTATTCAATTTTTATCGGAGAGTTTTATTTTGGATTAGCCATACTCTGGTTGTTATTGATTCTGGCAGGGTATCTCGTCATAGGCAAACGAATTGTTAATATGGTTAAACGTATTAAAGAACCTATCCTTCTAGCTTTCAGCACCAGCAGCAGTGAAGCTGCATTTCCAAAAACTATGGAAGAGCTTCAGAAATTCGGTTGTAAGGATAAAATCGTAAGCTTTGTACTTCCCCTTGGATATTCATTCAATCTCGATGGCAGCATGATGTATATGACCTTTGCGTCATTGTTCATTGCGCAGTCATACGGCATGCATCTTCCCCTTGGCACACAATTAAGTATGCTGTTGGTTCTTATGCTCACGAGTAAAGGAATCGCCGGCGTTCCAAGGGCATCTCTGGTGGTTATTGCTGGCACACTTGCAACGTTTAACATTCCCGAAGCAGGGCTTGCTTTGTTGCTGGGTATTGATCCACTTTTGGATATGGGCCGCAGTGCCACCAATGTTGTTGGAAACAGCGTTGCGACAGTAGTGGTGAGTAAGTGGGAAAATTCTCTAGAGAATCCCGGAACTTCCGCTTAA
- the aroC gene encoding chorismate synthase, which yields MSNSYGTLFRITTFGESHGPAIGVVIDGCPAGLEIDEAFIQSELTRRKPGQSKITTQRKEDDTFKILSGVFEGKTTGVPIAIVIENQDQRSKDYSHLENTFRPSHADYTYQEKYGVRDHRGGGRSSARETAARVAAGAVAKLFLQKNEIEIHAFVSQVGDITCPSYAQLDLSKTEDSIVRCPDPATAEKMIALIDKVRLERDTIGGIVTCVIKNTPVGLGEPVFDKLHAELGKAMLSINAVKGFEYGSGFEGIKLRGSQHNDEFVNDSGKIRTKTNHSGGVQGGISNGEDIYFNVAFKPVATIMQDQQSVDKDGNEVVVSGKGRHDPCVVPRAVPIVEAMAALVIADFFLRNKISRI from the coding sequence ATGAGCAATTCCTACGGCACACTATTCAGAATCACCACGTTTGGAGAGTCTCATGGACCTGCTATTGGTGTTGTTATCGACGGATGTCCTGCAGGACTTGAAATTGACGAAGCTTTTATACAATCTGAACTCACCCGCAGAAAACCAGGTCAATCAAAGATTACAACGCAACGTAAAGAAGACGACACTTTTAAAATTTTGTCAGGAGTTTTCGAAGGAAAGACAACAGGGGTACCAATCGCAATTGTCATTGAAAATCAAGATCAGCGCAGCAAAGACTACTCTCATCTTGAAAATACTTTTCGTCCTTCTCATGCGGATTACACTTATCAGGAGAAATATGGCGTCAGGGATCATCGTGGCGGTGGCAGAAGTTCGGCACGCGAAACAGCAGCCAGGGTTGCTGCAGGTGCTGTTGCTAAATTGTTTCTTCAAAAAAATGAAATCGAGATACACGCCTTTGTTTCTCAGGTAGGAGATATCACGTGTCCGTCTTATGCTCAGCTTGATCTAAGCAAAACAGAAGACAGCATTGTTCGGTGTCCCGATCCTGCTACTGCAGAAAAAATGATAGCGTTGATTGACAAAGTTCGATTGGAACGTGATACTATCGGTGGCATTGTAACCTGTGTTATTAAGAATACCCCGGTGGGTTTGGGCGAGCCAGTTTTTGATAAGCTTCACGCTGAATTAGGCAAAGCAATGCTAAGCATTAATGCAGTAAAGGGATTTGAATACGGAAGCGGATTTGAGGGCATTAAGCTTCGTGGTTCGCAACATAATGATGAGTTTGTTAATGACTCAGGAAAAATCCGAACAAAGACAAATCATTCGGGTGGAGTTCAGGGTGGTATCAGCAATGGTGAAGACATCTATTTTAATGTTGCTTTCAAACCCGTTGCAACCATTATGCAGGATCAGCAAAGTGTTGACAAGGATGGAAATGAAGTTGTTGTTTCCGGCAAAGGACGTCATGATCCATGCGTTGTCCCCCGCGCGGTACCGATCGTTGAAGCAATGGCAGCACTTGTAATAGCTGATTTTTTCCTAAGGAATAAGATCTCCCGGATCTGA
- the queG gene encoding tRNA epoxyqueuosine(34) reductase QueG, producing the protein MSSVSNRHTQLIKSISKELGFSFCGIAKAEFLEEEAPKLEEWLRRGYQGKMSYLENHFDKRLDPRLLVPGAKSVVSLIYNYYPKKEISSSDTSQLKIARYAYGEDYHFVVKEKLKEFLDRLQETIGEINGRAFVDSAPVMERAWAAKSGSGWIGKNSLLLNRSMGSFFFLAELIIDLELDPDEATKDYCGSCTACMDACPTDAITEPYVVDGSKCISYFTIELKEEIPKEVKGKFDNWIFGCDICQEVCPWNRFSKPHSETKFDSSHELGNMSIQDWKEITEEVFDKLFKDSAIKRTKFSGLKRNISFITD; encoded by the coding sequence ATGTCAAGCGTCAGTAACCGGCATACACAACTTATCAAATCCATCTCGAAGGAATTGGGATTCAGTTTTTGTGGAATAGCAAAGGCCGAATTTCTTGAAGAAGAAGCTCCGAAGCTTGAGGAGTGGCTGCGCCGTGGGTATCAGGGCAAAATGAGTTACCTCGAAAATCATTTTGATAAAAGACTGGATCCGCGTCTTCTGGTCCCAGGAGCAAAATCAGTGGTTAGTCTGATCTATAATTATTATCCAAAGAAAGAGATATCATCTTCAGACACCAGTCAACTAAAAATTGCGCGATACGCCTATGGTGAGGATTATCATTTCGTAGTGAAGGAAAAGCTGAAAGAGTTTTTGGATCGCTTACAGGAAACAATTGGCGAAATCAATGGCCGCGCTTTTGTGGACTCTGCTCCTGTGATGGAGCGTGCATGGGCAGCAAAAAGTGGATCGGGATGGATTGGAAAAAATAGTTTGCTACTCAATCGTTCAATGGGTAGTTTCTTTTTTCTTGCGGAGCTAATCATTGATCTTGAACTTGATCCAGATGAAGCCACAAAAGATTATTGTGGTTCATGCACCGCCTGCATGGACGCATGTCCTACGGATGCGATCACAGAACCCTATGTGGTTGATGGCAGTAAGTGTATATCCTATTTTACCATTGAACTAAAAGAAGAGATTCCTAAAGAAGTAAAGGGCAAATTTGATAACTGGATCTTTGGTTGTGATATCTGCCAGGAAGTATGTCCATGGAATCGTTTTTCAAAACCTCATTCTGAAACAAAATTTGATTCTTCTCACGAATTAGGAAACATGTCAATCCAGGATTGGAAGGAGATCACCGAAGAAGTTTTCGATAAACTATTCAAAGATTCCGCCATAAAGCGCACGAAATTTTCCGGATTGAAAAGGAACATATCATTTATTACAGACTAG
- the ruvB gene encoding Holliday junction branch migration DNA helicase RuvB, with protein MREDYLKPDNGSLNDTEKEIEKALRPLNFGDFSGQQKVVDNIKVFVQAAKQRSESLDHVLLHGPPGLGKTTLSFIIANELGSNIKITSGPVLDKPGDLAGLLTNLEVNDVLFIDEIHRLNPIVEEYLYSAMEDYRIDIMLDSGPNARSVQINLNPFTLIGATTRAGLLTSPLRARFGITARLEYYDSALLTKIVKRSAAILNTPIENDAAFEIARRSRGTPRIANNLLRRTRDFAQIKGDGIITKPISQMALQALDVDENGLDDMDNRILSTIIEKFKGGPVGLTTIATAVGEEAETIEEMYEPFLIQEGYLKRTSRGREATAIAYKHLKIAIPASRSQGLFD; from the coding sequence ATGCGTGAAGATTATCTTAAGCCAGATAACGGAAGTTTGAATGATACTGAGAAAGAGATAGAGAAAGCTTTGCGCCCACTCAATTTTGGTGACTTTTCAGGTCAGCAAAAAGTAGTAGATAATATTAAGGTCTTTGTGCAGGCCGCTAAACAACGAAGCGAATCCCTGGATCACGTTCTGCTTCATGGCCCTCCAGGACTTGGAAAAACAACTTTATCATTCATCATTGCAAATGAACTTGGCAGTAATATCAAGATCACTTCCGGACCTGTTCTTGACAAACCTGGTGACCTTGCCGGTCTTTTAACCAATCTTGAAGTCAACGATGTTCTTTTTATAGATGAAATTCACCGGCTTAATCCAATTGTAGAAGAGTACCTCTATTCCGCCATGGAGGATTACAGGATTGATATCATGCTTGATAGTGGTCCGAATGCCCGCTCTGTTCAGATCAATTTGAATCCATTTACGCTGATTGGCGCAACCACACGTGCTGGTCTTCTCACATCTCCTTTGCGGGCAAGATTTGGGATCACAGCGCGATTGGAATATTATGACTCAGCGTTGCTTACAAAAATCGTCAAGCGTTCCGCTGCCATCCTCAATACTCCTATTGAAAATGACGCTGCTTTTGAAATCGCAAGGCGCAGTCGTGGCACTCCTCGTATTGCCAACAACCTGCTTAGAAGAACAAGAGATTTTGCGCAGATAAAAGGAGATGGAATTATTACAAAGCCTATTTCTCAAATGGCTTTGCAGGCGCTCGATGTTGATGAGAATGGATTGGATGACATGGATAACCGTATCCTTTCTACTATTATCGAAAAATTCAAAGGAGGGCCAGTGGGATTGACAACAATTGCAACTGCTGTTGGAGAAGAGGCTGAAACTATTGAGGAAATGTATGAACCGTTTTTGATACAGGAAGGATACTTAAAACGAACTTCCCGCGGAAGGGAAGCTACAGCCATTGCTTATAAGCATTTGAAGATCGCAATCCCCGCATCGCGCTCTCAGGGATTGTTTGATTGA
- a CDS encoding FAD:protein FMN transferase yields the protein MNSRTKNALYSLFLLTAIVVVWLYRNQKSSDPIKLEGKTMGTSYHITYFDDQKRNFQHSVDSLLEVVNKSINTYDSTSEISRFNRADKSFIFRLPYFFPPLKKSKEVVEGSQGAYDPTVMPLVNAWGFGPKKIVRPDTAEVLAAREYVGFEKINFNNDSIWKNDSRVQIDFGAIGQGYGSDVIADFLRSKSINNFFIELGGEGVAWGKNLQENKAWKIGILDPNSDYIEQKFKAYAALENLGYTTSGNYFNYREVDGIKYSHTIDPSSGFPVQHELLSATVFASDCSTADAWATAFMSMGHLKALEILKSHPELNVFFIYSSKEGIKTYVSEGIKDHLQIQP from the coding sequence ATGAATTCTCGGACAAAAAATGCTTTGTACTCTTTGTTTCTGTTGACAGCTATTGTGGTAGTGTGGCTGTATCGAAATCAAAAATCTTCCGATCCTATCAAGCTTGAAGGTAAAACGATGGGGACCAGCTATCACATTACTTATTTTGATGATCAAAAAAGAAATTTTCAACACTCAGTAGATTCACTATTGGAGGTCGTCAATAAATCAATCAACACGTATGATTCAACTTCCGAGATCTCAAGATTTAATCGTGCGGACAAATCTTTTATTTTTCGTTTGCCCTATTTTTTTCCACCCTTAAAGAAATCAAAGGAAGTTGTTGAAGGATCGCAGGGTGCCTATGATCCTACTGTGATGCCATTGGTTAATGCGTGGGGCTTTGGGCCTAAGAAAATTGTAAGACCAGATACTGCTGAAGTGCTCGCGGCCCGGGAGTATGTTGGTTTTGAAAAGATCAATTTCAATAATGACAGTATCTGGAAAAATGATTCACGTGTTCAGATTGACTTTGGTGCAATCGGACAAGGTTATGGATCAGATGTGATCGCTGATTTTTTAAGATCAAAATCAATAAATAATTTTTTCATTGAGTTGGGAGGAGAGGGAGTAGCATGGGGAAAAAACCTTCAGGAAAATAAAGCCTGGAAGATTGGAATTCTTGATCCTAACTCAGATTACATTGAACAGAAATTCAAAGCATATGCAGCCTTGGAAAATCTGGGATATACCACTTCTGGAAATTATTTCAATTATCGGGAAGTAGACGGCATTAAGTACTCTCATACAATTGATCCTTCATCAGGATTTCCGGTGCAGCATGAATTATTGAGCGCAACGGTCTTTGCTTCTGATTGCTCCACAGCAGATGCATGGGCAACAGCGTTCATGTCAATGGGACATCTGAAAGCACTTGAGATTTTGAAAAGCCATCCCGAGTTAAACGTTTTTTTTATTTATTCATCGAAGGAAGGAATAAAGACCTATGTTTCAGAAGGAATTAAGGATCACCTTCAAATTCAGCCTTAA
- a CDS encoding acyl-CoA desaturase — translation MTKTIKFGTNQQEFYATLSQRVNNYFKTKNLSRNANAEMVIKTVFMFSLFLVPFAVILTGVVTSFAVYILLSIVMGFGIAGIGLSIMHDANHGAYSSKPWINDLLGYSLNLVGANAFNWKIQHNVLHHTFTNIYEVDEDISPRGVLRMSPDSPYKSFHRFQHLYAWFLYGLMTIVWVIAKDFFRLIRYQKDGLIKKQKASVAKEWAILIVTKVVYVIYIIVIPVMILPFTGWQIAAAFVVMHFVAGFILAIVFQPAHVVEGTSYFMPDANGNLENTWAIHQLYTTTNFAHDNKVLSWYVGGLNFQVEHHLFPNVCHVHYRHLSSIVEETANEFGLPYKMKDTFWDAIVAHGKLLKELGATRPSPVLATA, via the coding sequence ATGACGAAGACTATTAAGTTCGGAACTAATCAACAGGAGTTTTACGCCACCTTAAGTCAAAGGGTTAATAATTATTTCAAGACAAAGAATTTAAGCAGAAACGCAAATGCAGAGATGGTTATAAAAACCGTCTTTATGTTCTCATTATTTCTGGTACCCTTTGCAGTTATTCTGACGGGAGTTGTTACATCCTTTGCTGTATATATTTTATTAAGCATTGTCATGGGTTTTGGAATCGCAGGTATTGGCCTGTCGATCATGCATGATGCAAATCACGGAGCATACTCCAGCAAACCATGGATAAATGATCTTCTTGGTTACTCACTGAATCTTGTCGGCGCAAATGCCTTCAATTGGAAAATTCAACACAACGTCCTGCATCATACTTTCACAAATATTTATGAAGTAGATGAAGATATAAGTCCGAGAGGAGTATTGCGTATGTCGCCTGATTCTCCATATAAATCATTCCATAGATTTCAACATCTTTATGCATGGTTTCTTTATGGACTAATGACCATTGTTTGGGTAATTGCCAAAGATTTTTTCAGATTGATCCGCTATCAAAAGGATGGTCTTATTAAAAAACAAAAAGCCAGCGTTGCTAAAGAGTGGGCGATTCTTATTGTGACAAAGGTTGTCTATGTCATTTATATCATCGTAATACCCGTTATGATCCTTCCTTTCACAGGATGGCAAATTGCTGCGGCTTTTGTAGTAATGCATTTCGTTGCCGGATTTATTCTTGCTATTGTTTTTCAGCCAGCACACGTTGTGGAAGGCACATCTTACTTTATGCCGGATGCAAATGGTAACCTTGAGAACACCTGGGCTATTCATCAGCTTTATACCACCACTAATTTCGCACACGATAATAAAGTCTTGTCATGGTATGTTGGTGGACTGAATTTTCAGGTTGAACATCACTTATTCCCAAATGTTTGTCATGTTCACTATCGCCACTTATCATCTATTGTTGAGGAAACTGCGAATGAATTCGGACTTCCTTATAAAATGAAAGACACATTCTGGGATGCAATTGTTGCTCATGGTAAGCTATTGAAAGAATTGGGTGCAACCAGACCCTCTCCTGTTTTGGCAACTGCCTGA